In the genome of Hymenobacter taeanensis, one region contains:
- a CDS encoding NAD(P)/FAD-dependent oxidoreductase — translation MDTNLPVTSQPRIVIVGCGFGGLRLAKELADAPVQVVVIDRNNYHNFQPLLYQVATGALEADNIAYPIRKIFAGQHNFFYRMADVQRIHPASNTVITNIGDIRYDHLVLATGSLTNFFGLESIERNAMQIKSIPNALNLRSFLFQNFEKALLKEDPAARQALMNVVVVGGGPTGVEICGSLAEMRKDVLPKDYPELDLKQMEIYLIEAGGEVLGPMSKESQQKAKKYLEDMNIHIRLNTSAKRFEDCKLYTSDTEFIRTENVIWAAGVNGADIPGLPEAVVARNKRVNVDHVNRVQGTTNIYAIGDLANMITEEMPRGYPMLAPVAIQQAEQLANNFKRFMRGEAMKPFHYVNKGSMAIVGRNRAVVDLPGDKHFGGFLGWLTWLFVHLMTLVGFRNKIVTFVDWATSYLSSDKALRLIIRPYKRSDFKDDKGKANAEHMNSTPQYNPTPPAIQEPVKTQA, via the coding sequence ATGGATACCAATCTTCCCGTTACTTCTCAACCCCGCATCGTGATTGTAGGCTGCGGCTTTGGTGGGCTCCGGCTGGCTAAAGAGCTGGCCGATGCTCCGGTGCAGGTAGTGGTCATCGACCGTAATAATTACCACAACTTCCAGCCTCTGCTCTACCAGGTGGCTACCGGGGCCCTGGAGGCCGATAACATTGCTTACCCCATCCGCAAGATTTTTGCCGGGCAGCACAATTTCTTCTACCGCATGGCCGATGTGCAGCGCATTCACCCCGCCAGCAACACAGTAATCACCAACATCGGCGACATCCGTTACGACCACCTGGTGCTGGCTACTGGCTCGCTCACCAACTTTTTCGGGCTAGAGAGCATTGAGCGCAATGCCATGCAGATCAAAAGCATCCCGAACGCCCTAAACTTGCGCAGCTTCCTGTTCCAGAACTTTGAGAAGGCTCTTCTGAAGGAAGACCCGGCAGCCCGCCAAGCCCTGATGAACGTGGTGGTAGTGGGCGGCGGGCCTACGGGTGTGGAAATCTGCGGCTCTCTGGCTGAGATGCGCAAAGATGTATTGCCCAAAGACTACCCCGAGCTCGACCTGAAGCAGATGGAAATCTATCTGATAGAGGCCGGCGGTGAGGTACTGGGGCCCATGTCGAAGGAGTCGCAGCAGAAGGCCAAGAAGTACCTGGAGGATATGAACATCCATATCCGCCTCAACACCTCCGCCAAGCGCTTCGAGGATTGCAAGCTCTACACTTCAGACACAGAGTTTATTCGGACGGAAAACGTGATTTGGGCGGCTGGCGTGAACGGGGCCGATATACCTGGCTTGCCCGAGGCCGTAGTGGCCCGCAACAAGCGCGTAAACGTTGACCACGTAAATCGGGTGCAGGGCACCACGAACATCTACGCCATTGGGGATCTGGCCAACATGATTACTGAGGAAATGCCCCGCGGCTATCCTATGTTGGCGCCCGTAGCTATTCAGCAGGCTGAGCAGCTAGCCAATAACTTCAAGCGCTTTATGCGCGGCGAGGCCATGAAGCCGTTCCACTACGTAAACAAAGGCAGCATGGCTATTGTGGGCCGCAACCGCGCCGTAGTTGACCTGCCCGGCGACAAGCACTTCGGGGGTTTCCTGGGCTGGCTTACCTGGCTGTTTGTGCATTTAATGACGCTGGTAGGCTTCCGCAACAAAATAGTAACGTTCGTGGACTGGGCCACCAGCTATCTGAGTTCCGACAAGGCCCTGCGTCTCATCATTCGTCCCTATAAGCGTAGTGATTTCAAGGACGACAAAGGAAAAGCCAATGCAGAGCACATGAACTCTACGCCGCAATACAACCCCACACCGCCCGCTATACAAGAGCCTGTCAAAACACAGGCCTAG
- a CDS encoding urease subunit beta has translation MHLSPKDLDKLVLHQAGVVAQKRYARGLALNYPEAVSLLATQLLEFIRDGESVAVLMNKGKQILGHQDVLPGVAALLAEVQIEGTFPDGTKLVTVHYPICREHGAPELALYGSGLTRAPRPVSFTPDVAAPVPGEYQLTNQPLTLNAGRETITVEVLNRGDRPVQVGSHYPFYETNEALEFDREAARGFRLNIPAGTAVRFEPGERKPVELVALAGERIVYGGNKRINGKVD, from the coding sequence ATGCATCTCTCGCCCAAAGACCTCGATAAGCTGGTGCTGCACCAGGCTGGCGTAGTAGCGCAGAAGCGCTACGCCCGCGGGCTGGCTCTGAACTACCCCGAGGCTGTTTCACTGTTGGCCACGCAGCTCCTGGAGTTCATCCGCGACGGGGAAAGTGTAGCGGTCCTCATGAACAAGGGCAAACAGATTCTAGGCCACCAGGATGTACTGCCGGGCGTGGCCGCGCTGCTGGCGGAGGTGCAGATTGAGGGCACCTTCCCCGACGGTACCAAGCTCGTAACGGTGCATTACCCCATATGCCGGGAGCACGGCGCCCCAGAACTGGCACTGTACGGCTCCGGCCTTACCCGCGCTCCTAGGCCTGTTTCATTCACTCCTGATGTCGCGGCTCCTGTGCCCGGCGAATACCAACTAACCAACCAGCCGCTCACCCTGAATGCGGGCCGCGAAACCATTACCGTGGAAGTTCTCAACCGCGGCGACCGGCCCGTGCAGGTCGGCTCGCACTACCCATTCTACGAAACCAATGAAGCCCTGGAGTTCGACCGGGAGGCGGCCCGCGGTTTCCGCCTCAACATTCCTGCCGGTACGGCTGTACGCTTCGAGCCCGGCGAGCGGAAGCCAGTGGAGCTGGTAGCCCTGGCCGGCGAGCGAATTGTGTATGGCGGTAATAAGCGGATTAACGGGAAAGTGGACTGA
- a CDS encoding CAP domain-containing protein, giving the protein MKFLPLLVLVLFSTLTQASAPALTATRAAWTDVRATSTLLQQLNSYRRRSGLPPLVLSETACRAARLQAAYNLTHHTHGHYHPQYATPRERLMAVGHHFEKASGFVSYGFENCVRFRGMRAKDLRSIEEQILRAYQQSPKHNAALLDPNPTKVGIATLYDGDELQNSIVFCI; this is encoded by the coding sequence ATGAAGTTCCTGCCACTTCTCGTACTCGTTCTTTTCTCAACCCTTACGCAAGCTTCGGCCCCTGCACTTACTGCCACCCGCGCCGCCTGGACCGACGTACGTGCCACCTCCACCTTGCTGCAGCAGCTGAACAGCTATCGGCGGCGGTCTGGGTTGCCACCCCTGGTATTAAGTGAAACGGCCTGCCGAGCCGCCCGGCTACAGGCTGCCTACAATCTTACGCATCATACGCATGGCCACTACCATCCGCAGTACGCCACCCCACGGGAGCGGCTGATGGCCGTGGGGCATCACTTCGAGAAGGCTTCTGGTTTTGTGAGCTACGGTTTCGAGAACTGCGTCCGGTTTCGGGGAATGCGCGCCAAGGACTTGCGCAGCATTGAAGAGCAGATTCTGCGAGCCTACCAGCAGTCGCCTAAACACAATGCAGCCCTGCTAGACCCCAACCCCACCAAAGTGGGCATTGCGACGCTCTATGATGGCGACGAACTGCAGAACTCCATTGTCTTTTGCATTTAG
- the pruA gene encoding L-glutamate gamma-semialdehyde dehydrogenase, whose amino-acid sequence MATGFFNVPPPINEPVKAYAPGSPERIELIKTLKELKQLERDIPMYIGGQQVRTGNTQRISPPHDHQHTLGHFHEGDASHVHQAIEAALAARTQWAELPWEHRAAIFLKAADLLAGPYRARMNAATMLGQSKNAYQAEIDAACELIDFFRFNAYFMQEIYRQQPESMPGMWNRLEQRPLEGFVFALTPFNFTSIAGNLPTSVAMMGNTVVWKPAYTQIYSAQVLMELFQEAGVPDGVINLIYVDGPVAGDIIFSHPDFAGIHFTGSTGVFQNIWKTIGQNIHQYRSYPRIVGETGGKDFILAHHSAHPRQVATAITRGAFEYQGQKCSAASRVYIPSNIWDEVKGYLQADLKSIKMGDVEDFSNFVNAVISEVSFDKLAKYIDAAKADESVEIIAGGGHDKSKGYFIEPTIIVTKDPKYVTMCDELFGPVITLYVYDSQEFEKILDVVDGTSPYALTGAIFSQDRYAIDLASKKLVHAAGNFYINDKPTGAVVGQQPFGGARASGTNDKAGSMLNLLRWVSPRAIKETFVPPVDFRYPFMGVETGEDLNATGQGGF is encoded by the coding sequence ATGGCCACCGGATTTTTTAACGTTCCCCCTCCCATCAACGAGCCGGTAAAAGCCTACGCTCCTGGCTCCCCCGAGCGCATTGAGTTGATTAAGACGCTGAAGGAGCTGAAGCAGCTTGAGCGCGACATCCCGATGTACATCGGCGGGCAGCAGGTGCGCACCGGCAACACCCAGCGCATTTCCCCGCCCCACGACCACCAGCACACGCTAGGCCACTTCCACGAGGGCGACGCCTCCCATGTGCACCAGGCCATTGAGGCAGCCCTGGCCGCCCGCACCCAGTGGGCCGAGCTGCCCTGGGAGCACCGCGCCGCCATCTTCCTGAAAGCCGCCGATCTGCTGGCCGGCCCTTACCGCGCCCGCATGAACGCGGCCACCATGCTAGGCCAGAGCAAAAACGCCTATCAAGCTGAAATCGACGCGGCCTGCGAGCTGATCGACTTCTTCCGCTTCAACGCCTACTTCATGCAGGAGATCTACCGGCAGCAGCCTGAGTCGATGCCCGGTATGTGGAACCGCCTGGAGCAGCGCCCCTTAGAGGGCTTCGTGTTTGCCCTCACCCCCTTCAACTTCACCTCCATTGCTGGCAACCTGCCTACTTCGGTAGCCATGATGGGCAACACCGTAGTGTGGAAGCCCGCCTACACCCAGATCTACTCAGCGCAGGTGCTGATGGAGCTGTTCCAGGAGGCTGGCGTGCCCGACGGCGTTATCAACCTGATTTATGTAGACGGCCCCGTAGCCGGCGACATCATCTTCTCGCACCCCGACTTTGCGGGTATCCACTTCACGGGCTCTACCGGCGTGTTCCAGAACATCTGGAAGACCATCGGTCAGAACATTCACCAGTACCGCAGCTACCCCCGCATTGTGGGCGAAACCGGCGGCAAAGACTTCATCTTAGCTCACCACTCCGCGCACCCCCGCCAGGTGGCTACGGCCATTACCCGCGGTGCTTTCGAGTACCAGGGCCAAAAGTGCTCGGCAGCCAGCCGCGTCTACATCCCTAGCAACATCTGGGACGAGGTGAAGGGTTACCTGCAGGCCGACCTCAAGTCCATCAAAATGGGTGACGTGGAAGACTTCTCGAACTTCGTCAACGCCGTTATCAGCGAGGTTTCCTTCGATAAGCTGGCCAAGTACATTGATGCCGCCAAGGCCGATGAATCGGTAGAAATCATTGCCGGCGGTGGCCACGACAAATCGAAAGGCTACTTCATCGAGCCAACGATTATCGTGACCAAAGACCCCAAGTACGTAACAATGTGCGACGAGCTGTTCGGCCCTGTTATCACGCTGTACGTCTACGATTCGCAGGAATTCGAGAAGATTCTGGACGTAGTAGACGGCACTTCGCCCTATGCTCTCACCGGCGCCATCTTCTCTCAGGATCGTTACGCTATCGACTTGGCTTCCAAAAAGCTGGTACACGCAGCGGGCAACTTCTACATCAACGATAAGCCTACCGGTGCCGTGGTAGGCCAGCAGCCCTTCGGCGGCGCCCGCGCCTCCGGCACCAACGACAAGGCCGGCTCCATGCTGAACCTGCTCCGTTGGGTGTCGCCGCGCGCTATCAAAGAAACCTTCGTGCCGCCCGTTGACTTCCGCTACCCCTTCATGGGTGTAGAAACTGGCGAGGACCTGAACGCCACCGGTCAAGGCGGCTTCTAG
- a CDS encoding (2Fe-2S) ferredoxin domain-containing protein yields the protein MKSASAVTHLFVCTAQKDEVGKEVAKAFKTELKKQGLKKLLTGNAPSKVRVQTCNCLDLCKHCKKGPGAAVAIYPDNVYYGDVKPKDAADIVREHLGDGRVVKRLLLD from the coding sequence GTGAAATCAGCTTCCGCCGTCACCCACCTGTTTGTTTGCACCGCCCAAAAAGATGAAGTGGGCAAGGAGGTAGCCAAAGCCTTCAAAACCGAGCTCAAAAAGCAGGGCCTGAAAAAGCTGCTGACCGGCAATGCCCCCAGCAAAGTGCGCGTGCAAACCTGCAACTGCCTCGACCTGTGTAAGCACTGCAAAAAAGGCCCCGGTGCCGCCGTTGCCATTTACCCCGACAACGTGTATTACGGCGACGTGAAGCCCAAAGACGCCGCCGATATTGTGCGGGAACACCTCGGCGACGGCCGGGTTGTTAAACGACTTCTACTGGATTAG
- a CDS encoding Uma2 family endonuclease yields the protein MLQPASATFRLYTVQEYQQLEVMSDVRHEFYRGEIQAMSGATADHNTIVLRTASRLLVGAESRGCRVFTESIQLEVAEGHYTYPDVMVTRHDEDVQAERTMKHPVLLIEVLSPSTAERDRVRKMFRYQRLPSLRHYLLISQQYQAVEWYHRPAEGAEWQRQLLTMPDEAVEIPKLAIKLPLADIYANLRIPLVTDNDAG from the coding sequence ATGCTACAGCCTGCGTCTGCCACATTTCGACTATACACAGTGCAGGAGTACCAGCAGTTGGAAGTGATGTCTGACGTTCGGCACGAATTCTACCGGGGCGAAATTCAGGCTATGTCGGGAGCCACGGCCGACCACAATACGATTGTTCTACGAACTGCTTCGCGGTTGCTGGTAGGAGCGGAGAGCCGAGGCTGTCGGGTTTTCACAGAGAGCATACAGCTGGAAGTAGCCGAAGGCCACTACACCTACCCCGATGTGATGGTGACCCGCCATGATGAGGATGTACAGGCGGAGCGAACGATGAAGCATCCAGTACTTCTAATTGAGGTGCTGTCGCCTTCCACCGCTGAGAGGGACCGGGTCCGGAAGATGTTTCGGTATCAGCGGCTACCATCTTTGCGGCATTACCTCCTGATTTCGCAGCAATACCAAGCCGTAGAGTGGTACCACCGCCCTGCTGAAGGCGCGGAATGGCAGCGCCAGCTCCTGACTATGCCGGACGAAGCGGTAGAAATACCTAAGTTGGCTATAAAACTGCCGTTAGCCGACATATACGCCAATCTGCGCATTCCCTTGGTAACGGACAACGACGCTGGCTAA
- a CDS encoding carboxypeptidase-like regulatory domain-containing protein has protein sequence MVRFRFFSLPALCLLVFLALGLLLAPGRAQAQGQRRVVQFTGIVATGDSLLGVPGAAIFVPKAGRGTASNSYGYFSIPVLAGDSIVIRSLGYRNQYVIIPEDYPRQSYSVIVSLREDATVLPEVRIFPYATERAFKQAFLALNLPKERGSSAAENLSEQVMRRMFNNLPVTSTGNYRQTMQNQQYDQSRRMGTAPTPYTNNPLLNPFSWLQLINQVKSGEFNKKEGVDY, from the coding sequence GTGGTTCGATTTCGTTTCTTTTCTCTGCCAGCCCTGTGCCTGCTGGTTTTCCTGGCGCTAGGCCTGTTGCTGGCTCCTGGCCGCGCCCAGGCCCAGGGCCAGCGCCGCGTGGTGCAGTTCACGGGTATTGTGGCCACCGGCGACTCCCTGCTGGGCGTACCAGGCGCGGCCATCTTCGTGCCCAAAGCCGGCCGCGGCACCGCCAGTAATTCCTATGGCTACTTCTCTATACCGGTACTGGCCGGTGATAGTATTGTGATACGCAGCCTCGGTTACCGTAATCAGTACGTTATCATCCCGGAGGATTATCCGCGCCAGAGCTATTCCGTTATTGTGTCGTTGCGGGAAGATGCCACCGTACTTCCGGAGGTTAGAATTTTCCCGTATGCCACCGAAAGGGCCTTCAAACAGGCCTTCCTGGCCCTAAACTTACCCAAAGAGCGTGGCTCCAGCGCCGCCGAGAACCTGAGTGAGCAGGTAATGCGCCGCATGTTTAATAACCTGCCTGTTACCAGTACTGGCAACTACCGCCAGACCATGCAAAACCAGCAGTACGACCAGTCTCGGCGCATGGGTACGGCCCCAACGCCTTACACCAACAACCCGCTCCTGAATCCCTTCAGCTGGCTGCAACTGATTAACCAGGTGAAGAGCGGCGAATTCAATAAGAAGGAAGGCGTAGACTACTAG
- a CDS encoding ArsR/SmtB family transcription factor, whose protein sequence is MRLKHFTVAFGQQLFKAFGDDSRVRILHLLWRNQEMCISDLEQVLDFTQTKTSRQLSYLKNAGLVNFRRLDNWVFYFIKDEAQDFVHQLLGYMERDPQLVHDQKIYQTLWSNRELAAYKLQNRRWTGLPAER, encoded by the coding sequence ATGCGCCTGAAACACTTTACCGTTGCATTTGGTCAGCAACTATTCAAAGCCTTCGGCGACGACAGCCGGGTGCGCATCCTGCATTTGCTCTGGCGCAATCAGGAAATGTGCATTTCCGACCTCGAGCAGGTGCTGGACTTCACCCAAACGAAAACCTCCCGGCAATTATCTTACCTGAAAAATGCGGGTTTAGTGAATTTTCGGCGGCTCGATAATTGGGTGTTCTACTTCATTAAGGATGAAGCCCAGGACTTCGTTCACCAACTCCTCGGATACATGGAGCGCGACCCCCAGCTGGTGCATGATCAAAAGATCTACCAAACGCTCTGGTCGAATCGGGAGCTGGCCGCGTATAAGCTGCAAAACCGCCGCTGGACCGGCCTGCCCGCTGAGCGGTAG
- a CDS encoding glycoside hydrolase family 43 protein, protein MAISTGATYTNPIWNDDFPDPTIIQAQDGLYYAYGTQTKRAGVIINLQIARSADLVHWNYLGEGLPGKPTWASKTQKIWAPHVSEHHGRYYLYYSAKPNTKRGLCLAVALAESPAGPFTDIGEPLQCGPGFLNIDPMAFDDPSTGKKLLYWGSGFGPLMVRELADDRISFRPGSKTRKLIQPAGAGDPKRYDQLVEGSWVVLRNGWYYLFYSGNNCCGDDAHYGVLVARSRSATGPFETLAEATDDPYRMLLEGNTYWLAPGHNCIITDAAGTDWLAYHAIDPQQPKFDAIDADQGYSRRVMLLDQLEYVDGWPRLVTGGTPSFKPQPAPAVQQ, encoded by the coding sequence ATGGCTATTTCAACCGGCGCTACCTATACCAATCCTATCTGGAACGACGACTTTCCTGACCCCACTATCATTCAGGCTCAGGATGGCCTGTACTACGCGTATGGCACCCAAACCAAGCGAGCCGGCGTCATCATCAACCTGCAAATAGCCCGCTCCGCAGACCTTGTGCACTGGAACTATCTGGGTGAGGGTTTGCCAGGGAAACCTACCTGGGCCAGCAAGACCCAAAAGATTTGGGCTCCGCATGTGAGTGAGCATCATGGGCGCTACTACCTCTACTACTCTGCTAAGCCCAACACCAAGCGTGGCCTCTGCCTAGCCGTAGCTCTGGCAGAATCTCCCGCTGGCCCATTCACGGATATTGGTGAGCCACTACAGTGCGGCCCCGGGTTCCTGAACATTGACCCCATGGCTTTTGACGACCCCTCCACCGGTAAAAAGCTCCTATACTGGGGCTCAGGCTTCGGCCCACTGATGGTACGGGAGTTGGCTGATGATCGAATTTCCTTCCGGCCCGGCAGCAAAACGCGCAAGCTAATTCAGCCGGCTGGCGCCGGCGACCCTAAGCGCTACGACCAGTTAGTGGAAGGCAGCTGGGTGGTGCTGCGCAACGGATGGTACTACCTATTTTATTCCGGCAATAACTGTTGCGGCGACGATGCCCACTACGGTGTGTTGGTAGCCCGGTCGCGCTCTGCCACTGGCCCCTTCGAAACCCTGGCCGAAGCCACTGACGACCCTTACCGGATGCTGCTAGAAGGCAATACGTATTGGCTTGCCCCTGGCCACAACTGCATAATCACGGATGCCGCTGGAACAGATTGGTTGGCCTATCACGCCATTGACCCCCAACAGCCCAAGTTTGATGCCATTGACGCCGACCAAGGGTACTCCCGCCGTGTGATGCTGCTTGACCAACTGGAATACGTGGATGGGTGGCCTAGGCTCGTGACGGGAGGCACTCCTTCCTTTAAGCCACAGCCCGCTCCTGCCGTGCAGCAATGA
- a CDS encoding urease accessory protein — protein sequence MGHAFEADHLMAVSTLVARHDSRLLAVKDGLYWGLGHTTTLVVFGGLLLGTRLTLQHSNYFEAAVGAMLLVMGLSRLTNRQYYRKGSPARYRRSAAYAVGLIHGLAGSGALVLLVMGSIPSIGLGMVYLLLFGLGSVMGMLGATSLMSVPFTQRMRFSHTLRVGMVVASALVSMGYGGWMLYSNLFRGENTELRTHSKSTSASVSLAHPSFLFFASKL from the coding sequence ATGGGCCACGCATTTGAGGCCGACCACCTGATGGCCGTAAGCACGCTGGTGGCCCGCCACGACAGCCGTTTGCTGGCAGTAAAGGATGGACTGTATTGGGGCCTAGGCCACACCACTACGCTAGTGGTTTTTGGTGGCCTACTGCTGGGCACCCGCCTGACGTTGCAACACTCCAATTATTTTGAAGCCGCTGTGGGGGCCATGCTGCTGGTCATGGGGCTTAGCCGGCTCACTAACCGGCAATATTACCGCAAAGGCTCACCTGCCCGCTACCGGCGTAGCGCAGCCTACGCCGTAGGCCTGATTCATGGGCTGGCCGGGAGTGGCGCACTGGTTTTGCTGGTGATGGGTAGCATCCCAAGCATTGGGTTGGGCATGGTGTACCTGCTGCTGTTTGGGCTGGGCTCGGTGATGGGCATGTTAGGCGCTACAAGCCTAATGAGCGTGCCTTTCACTCAGCGCATGCGTTTTAGCCACACCCTGCGCGTGGGAATGGTAGTGGCCTCGGCGCTGGTAAGTATGGGTTACGGCGGCTGGATGCTCTACAGTAACTTGTTCAGAGGTGAGAATACAGAGCTAAGAACTCATAGTAAGTCCACGTCAGCTTCAGTGTCGTTGGCTCACCCTAGCTTTCTGTTCTTCGCTTCTAAGCTCTAG
- the ureC gene encoding urease subunit alpha: MPLSLDRRAYADMYGPTTGDRVRLGDTDLIIEVEKDYCTYGEECKFGGGKVLRDGMGQAAGIPQAAALDLLITNALVLDYTGIYKADIGIKNGRIVGIGKAGNPHIMPNVTPGMVVGVTTEVIAGEGQILTAGGIDCHIHFICPQQIDEALASGVTTMLGGGTGPSSGTNATTCTPGAFYIEMMLKATDAFPLNFGFLGKGNTSRPEGLREQLEAGAVGFKLHEDWGTTPAAIDTCLSVAEHYDVQVCIHTDTLNESGFVETSTAAFKGRTIHAYHTEGAGGGHAPDIIKICGEPNVIPSSTNPTRPFTINTIDEHLDMLMVCHHLDKNIPEDVAFAESRIRGETIAAEDILHDLGALSIISSDSQAMGRVGEVLTRTWQTAHKMKEQRGLLPEDAARGADNFRARRYIAKYTINPARAHGFADEIGSVEIGKLADLVLWKPAFFGARAEMVIKGGVIVRAQMGDANASIPTPQPSFSRPMFGAYGGATGPISMAFVSAVAVEHVRASYGLKKAVVAVKGCRSVAKKDMALNDYLPNIAVDPETYRVTVDGVHLTCEPATRLPLTQLYNLF; the protein is encoded by the coding sequence ATGCCACTTTCCCTCGACCGGCGCGCGTACGCCGATATGTATGGCCCCACTACCGGCGACCGGGTGCGCCTGGGTGATACCGACCTTATTATTGAAGTTGAAAAGGACTATTGCACCTACGGTGAGGAATGCAAGTTCGGGGGCGGCAAGGTGCTGCGCGATGGGATGGGGCAGGCAGCCGGTATTCCGCAGGCCGCGGCCCTGGATCTGCTCATCACCAATGCTCTGGTGCTTGATTATACCGGTATTTACAAGGCCGATATTGGCATTAAGAACGGTCGTATCGTCGGTATTGGGAAAGCGGGTAACCCGCATATTATGCCCAACGTGACGCCCGGCATGGTAGTAGGGGTAACCACTGAAGTAATAGCCGGCGAAGGTCAAATTCTAACGGCTGGCGGCATCGACTGCCACATTCACTTCATCTGCCCTCAGCAGATTGACGAGGCGCTGGCTTCCGGCGTGACTACCATGCTGGGTGGGGGCACCGGGCCTTCGTCGGGCACTAACGCAACTACCTGCACGCCGGGCGCTTTCTACATTGAGATGATGCTGAAGGCTACCGATGCCTTCCCGCTCAACTTCGGCTTTCTGGGCAAGGGCAACACCTCCCGGCCCGAAGGCTTGCGTGAGCAACTGGAAGCCGGCGCCGTAGGCTTCAAGCTGCACGAGGACTGGGGCACCACGCCCGCCGCTATTGATACCTGCCTGAGCGTGGCCGAGCACTACGACGTGCAGGTCTGTATTCATACTGATACACTCAATGAAAGCGGCTTCGTGGAGACTTCCACGGCGGCTTTCAAAGGCCGCACCATTCACGCCTACCACACCGAAGGCGCGGGCGGCGGCCACGCCCCCGACATCATCAAAATCTGCGGGGAGCCCAACGTTATCCCCTCGTCCACGAACCCCACGCGGCCCTTCACCATCAACACTATTGATGAGCACCTTGATATGCTGATGGTGTGCCACCACCTCGATAAGAACATCCCCGAGGACGTGGCCTTCGCCGAAAGCCGCATCCGGGGTGAGACGATTGCCGCCGAAGACATTCTGCACGACCTGGGTGCGCTCAGCATTATCTCCTCTGACTCCCAGGCCATGGGGCGAGTGGGGGAGGTGCTCACGCGCACCTGGCAAACGGCCCACAAAATGAAGGAGCAGCGCGGCCTGTTGCCGGAAGATGCCGCGCGGGGCGCCGACAACTTCCGGGCCCGCCGCTACATCGCCAAGTACACCATCAACCCGGCCAGGGCCCACGGCTTCGCGGACGAAATTGGGTCGGTAGAAATTGGGAAACTGGCCGATCTGGTACTGTGGAAGCCCGCGTTCTTCGGGGCGCGGGCTGAGATGGTTATCAAGGGCGGCGTAATTGTGCGGGCCCAGATGGGCGACGCCAACGCTTCCATTCCTACCCCGCAACCTTCCTTCTCCAGGCCTATGTTTGGGGCCTACGGCGGCGCTACGGGGCCTATTTCTATGGCCTTTGTATCAGCGGTGGCGGTAGAGCACGTGCGGGCTTCTTATGGGTTGAAGAAGGCGGTAGTAGCCGTGAAAGGCTGCCGCAGCGTCGCCAAAAAGGACATGGCCCTTAACGATTACCTGCCCAACATTGCCGTGGACCCGGAGACGTACCGCGTCACCGTGGATGGCGTGCACCTGACCTGTGAACCGGCCACGAGGCTGCCACTAACCCAATTGTATAACTTGTTTTAG
- a CDS encoding YjjG family noncanonical pyrimidine nucleotidase, with the protein MKYRHIFFDLDHTLWDFEANADETLRHLFADHQLGQYGITVEDFIRVYSDINHGLWRLYQNNKITQQQLRTTRFPRTFVKLGLSESDSPANISEQFTDILPLKAAVFPYTHEVLDYLRDKGYVLHLITNGFREIQHVKLKSSNLTDYFQEIVTSECCGHLKPDTRIFQHALERTGATAPESLMIGDNLECDVLGAYNAGLDQVYFNPEKRRHAIQTTYEIACLSELKEIL; encoded by the coding sequence TTGAAATACCGTCATATATTCTTCGACCTCGATCATACGCTGTGGGATTTTGAAGCCAACGCCGACGAAACGCTGCGGCATCTTTTTGCTGATCACCAGTTGGGCCAGTACGGCATCACGGTGGAGGACTTTATCCGGGTGTATTCCGATATCAACCACGGTTTATGGCGGCTGTACCAGAACAACAAAATCACGCAGCAGCAGCTCCGGACCACCCGGTTTCCGCGCACCTTCGTGAAGCTAGGCCTATCGGAGAGTGACTCGCCGGCTAACATCTCAGAGCAGTTCACCGATATCCTGCCGCTGAAGGCGGCCGTGTTCCCCTACACGCACGAGGTACTAGACTATCTTCGCGACAAGGGGTACGTGCTCCACCTGATTACCAATGGCTTCAGGGAAATTCAGCACGTGAAGCTGAAATCATCGAACCTCACTGACTACTTCCAGGAAATCGTCACCTCGGAGTGCTGCGGCCACCTCAAGCCCGACACCCGCATTTTCCAGCACGCGCTAGAGCGTACCGGCGCCACCGCCCCGGAAAGCCTTATGATTGGCGACAACCTGGAGTGCGATGTGCTGGGCGCCTACAACGCCGGCCTCGACCAAGTTTACTTCAACCCCGAGAAGCGCCGCCACGCCATCCAGACCACCTATGAAATAGCGTGTCTGAGTGAGCTAAAGGAAATTTTGTAG